The region CCGGCCAACTGGCAAACGTCGGTGCTGTTCGACCGTTCGTACGAAGACCGGTACACCAACCCCGGTCAGCCCGATACGAAGCACAACCAGTATGGCCGCGAAGTATTGAATCTGCTCCCGAGTGGCGAAATCCTGATGCTGAACGCCGTAGGTTCATCGCCCCAGGGCGACCGCCCTTTTGTGAGTCTGCTGAACTTGAAGACGAAGCAAACCCGCGAACTCTGGCGGTCGGCGGCTCCGTATTTCGAGCGGCCCGTTGCTGTGCTGGATGCAGCTAAACAGGTGATCCTGACCACCCGCGAAACGCCCGACGAAAACCCGAACTACTTTGTTCGTAATCTGAAAGCCAGAATTGCACCTATTCAGGCAACGTACTTCCCGCATCCGTATCCGCAACTGAAAGGAATCCAGAAGCAGCAGCTTCGCTACAAGCGGGCCGATGGCGTTGAACTGACGGCTACGCTGTATTTGCCTGTTGGCTACAAGAAAGAGCAGGGGCCGCTGCCAACGTTCCTGTGGGCGTATCCGGCCGAATTCAAGAGTAAGGAAGCGGCCAGTCAGGTGGCTGGTTCGCCGTATCAGTTTAACCGAATCAGCTACTGGGGTGGTGCCGCTTTCGTGACGATGGGCTATGCCATTCTGGATAACGCCAGCATCCCCATTGTGGGTGAGGGCGACAAAGAACCGAACGATACCTACGTTGAGCAGCTGGTGTCGAGCGCCAAAGCGGCCATTGACGAAGGCGTGCGGCTGGGCGTTGTCGATTCGAGTCGGGTAGGGGTGGGTGGCCACTCGTACGGTGCGTTCATGACGGCCAACCTGCTCACCAACAGCAAGCTTTTCAAAGCGGGTATTGCCCGGAGTGGTGCTTACAATCGTACCCTAACCCCATTTGGCTTTCAGAACGAGCAGCGCAGTTACTGGCAGGCACCGGACGTCTACAATAAAATGTCGCCATTCATGAATGCCGACAAGATGAAGACGCCCCTGCTGCTGGTTCATGGCGAGGCCGACAACAACACGGGTACGTTCCCGATTCAGTCGGAGCGGTATTACAATGCGCTGAAAGGTTTCGGCGCTACGACCCGGCTGGTGTTCCTGCCCTATGAAAGTCACGGCTATACCGCCAAAGAGTCATTGCTGCATATGTTGTGGGAAATGAACGGCTGGATGGATAAATACGTCAAGAATCCGGCTCCCGCAACTCAGAGTAACAAAGCCGGTAAAATGGGCGGAGGGAATAATGAGAAATAGCCCGTACCCACGGGTTTTAACCCGTGTTGTATCGTAGCAGTAGATTCTCCTCGTGCTATTCACGGGTTAAAACCCGTGGGTACGGTGGGGGATCTTAAAACCAATAAAGCCGGGCTAACCACCCGGCTTTATTGGTATACACAGGTTAACCAGTAAGCTTTGTAATCAGGCAGAATACGCTTCTGGAGCAAATCAGGACTATTTTTTGTTAAACATGACAATTTGGTAATGTTAAACTAACATTCAGGAAATATAGTAGTAGTCTCTTTGCAGTTCGAAAAATTCGCTCATCAGCTGCATGAAAAAACATCTTCTCTCTCTTCTTTTATTGCTCCTTTTTGCCGGGTTTAGCCTTGAGGAAGCAAGGGCACAAACAACGCAGGCCTCCATTTCAGGAGTTATTTCCGATACGCAAAAACAGGGACTTCCGGGAGCTACGGTTCGGGTGCGAAACGAATCGACGGGCTTTACAACCGGCACTGTTACCAATGTCCAGGGCGAATATCAGTTTAAAGAATTACCCCTGGGCGGTCCCTATACCATTTGGGCTACGGCGGTGGGGCTGGGCGAGCAACGCCGAACCGGCTACATGGTCAACCAGGGCGACGCGATCCGGATTAGTCTGACCATGCAGGAAGCCGGTCAGGATTTGGAGGTGGTACAGGTAGTGGCATCGGGTCTGAAAAACAAGACCGATAACCTGGGGGCGGCTACGGCCATCACGGCTAAAACGCTGACAACCATGCCTGTCAACGGGCGTAACTTTACCTCGCTGGTTAACCTGTCACCCTTAAGTGGCAACAATGGCAACCTGTCGGGGCAGATTGGCTCATCGACCAACTTTACTATCGACGGGATGACGGCCAAAAACCCAACCTCGGCCGGTGCAACGACCAGCCGCAGCGGAGCCCCTTATTCGATCTCCATTGAAGCCGTTCGGGAATTTAAAGTGATTACCAACCAGTACGATGTGGTGTACGGACGCGCCGGGGGCGGTATCGTGAGTGCCGTAACCAAATCGGGAACCAACAAACTGGCGGGCAGCGTCTTTAACTACACCCGCGCCAACTGGCTGTCGAGCAAGTACGACATTCGCGGTAACCTGCGTAACAACAAGTTCTCGACCAACCAGTTCGGGTTTTCGCTGGGTGGCCCGATCATCAAAGACAAACTGCATTACTTCGTGGTCTGGG is a window of Spirosoma linguale DSM 74 DNA encoding:
- a CDS encoding peptidase S9 prolyl oligopeptidase active site domain protein (PFAM: peptidase S9 prolyl oligopeptidase active site domain protein; peptidase S15~KEGG: cvi:CV_2303 hypothetical protein), whose translation is MLHNLTTRKSRLFLVIPWLAASLAGHAQDAPGYQTPPKALADLVTAPLTPTVSMSTKGDMMLILEQAAAPGIDELAQPELKLAGLRLNPANNGPSRARYITGLKLKKLTDKDEKAITGLPAEPLISFVQWSPDGTKVAFANSTDTRIDLYIADAASLSAQKVGSLALNATMGSPYYWVSDSKSLIVKTVPVGRGAAIEVSRVPSGPTTQENVKGSRGQAPTYQDLLKSPSDEKQFAFYTTSQVVRLALDGTATNIGQPGIIRTAEPSPDGQYVMIETVHTPFSYLVPVGRFPLKTEIYAMAGALVKTLNDGPLQEAVPYSRDGAPTGPRDFNWRADAPASVYYTVAQDNGDPKVKAEVRDKVYLIEAPFSAQPKEIYAAQFRFENFDWGNESTALATERWWQNRKIITKIVSPANWQTSVLFDRSYEDRYTNPGQPDTKHNQYGREVLNLLPSGEILMLNAVGSSPQGDRPFVSLLNLKTKQTRELWRSAAPYFERPVAVLDAAKQVILTTRETPDENPNYFVRNLKARIAPIQATYFPHPYPQLKGIQKQQLRYKRADGVELTATLYLPVGYKKEQGPLPTFLWAYPAEFKSKEAASQVAGSPYQFNRISYWGGAAFVTMGYAILDNASIPIVGEGDKEPNDTYVEQLVSSAKAAIDEGVRLGVVDSSRVGVGGHSYGAFMTANLLTNSKLFKAGIARSGAYNRTLTPFGFQNEQRSYWQAPDVYNKMSPFMNADKMKTPLLLVHGEADNNTGTFPIQSERYYNALKGFGATTRLVFLPYESHGYTAKESLLHMLWEMNGWMDKYVKNPAPATQSNKAGKMGGGNNEK